In Microbacterium binotii, one DNA window encodes the following:
- a CDS encoding acetyl-CoA C-acyltransferase, producing the protein MTPDDIVIVAAARTPQGRLKGQLASIPAPQLGGIAIRGALVQGGIPASAVDAVLVGQVLPAGTGQNPARQAAIAAGLGWDVHAAGVNKVCLSGLTAVIDAARMIRVGDAAVVVAAGMESMSRAPHLLTGSRDGYAYGSVEVLDHMAYDGLTDAFDRVSMGESTERRNADYEVTRAEQDAVAARSHRRAADAAAAGFFDAEIVPVEVPQRRGEPVVITRDEGIRADTSEEVLAKLRPAFATGGTITAGNSSQISDGASAVVLTTRSHADAQGWKVLAALGASGQAAGPDNSLHAQPARAIARALERQGLAASDLDLVEINEAFAAVVVRSQRELGVSDEVVNPQGGGIALGHPIGASGNRLVVHAVHELVRRGSGTAAVALCGGGGQGDALILVR; encoded by the coding sequence ATGACTCCCGACGACATCGTGATCGTTGCCGCTGCCCGCACGCCGCAGGGAAGGCTGAAGGGGCAGCTGGCATCGATTCCGGCCCCTCAGCTGGGCGGGATCGCCATCCGCGGCGCTCTGGTTCAGGGCGGGATCCCCGCATCCGCCGTCGATGCCGTGCTCGTCGGGCAGGTGCTGCCGGCAGGTACCGGGCAGAATCCCGCCCGACAGGCGGCGATCGCTGCAGGGCTCGGATGGGACGTGCACGCGGCGGGCGTGAACAAGGTCTGTCTGTCCGGGCTCACCGCCGTCATCGACGCGGCCCGGATGATCCGCGTCGGCGATGCCGCGGTCGTCGTCGCCGCCGGCATGGAGTCGATGAGTCGTGCCCCGCACCTGCTGACCGGTTCGCGCGACGGCTACGCCTACGGCAGCGTCGAAGTGCTCGACCACATGGCCTACGACGGACTCACCGACGCATTCGACCGCGTGAGCATGGGTGAGTCGACCGAGCGCCGCAACGCCGACTACGAGGTCACCCGTGCGGAGCAGGATGCGGTCGCCGCACGTTCGCACCGGCGCGCGGCCGACGCGGCGGCCGCCGGCTTCTTCGACGCCGAGATCGTTCCCGTCGAGGTACCGCAGCGCCGGGGGGAGCCCGTCGTGATCACCCGCGACGAGGGGATCCGCGCCGACACCTCCGAAGAGGTGCTCGCGAAGCTGCGTCCGGCCTTCGCCACGGGCGGGACCATCACCGCGGGCAACTCGTCGCAGATCTCCGACGGCGCATCGGCCGTCGTGCTCACGACGCGCAGCCACGCCGACGCGCAGGGCTGGAAGGTCCTGGCGGCGCTCGGCGCGAGCGGCCAGGCCGCCGGGCCCGACAATTCGCTGCACGCGCAGCCGGCGCGGGCCATCGCCCGCGCACTCGAACGGCAGGGACTCGCCGCATCCGATCTGGATCTCGTGGAGATCAACGAAGCCTTCGCCGCGGTCGTGGTGCGCTCCCAGCGCGAGCTCGGGGTGTCGGACGAGGTCGTGAACCCGCAGGGCGGCGGCATCGCACTGGGGCACCCGATCGGAGCCTCGGGCAACCGCCTCGTCGTCCACGCCGTGCACGAACTCGTGCGGCGCGGCTCCGGCACCGCTGCGGTCGCACTGTGCGGTGGCGGCGGTCAGGGCGACGCGCTCATCCTCGTGCGCTGA
- a CDS encoding alpha,alpha-trehalose-phosphate synthase (UDP-forming) produces MPQAEFVVVANRLPVDRDADGGWRRSPGGLVTALEPVMRKSDGAWVGWAGKPDLELEPFDADGTHLVPITLSAEEVELYYEGFSNDTIWPLYHDVIAAPRYRREWWNAYVAVNRRFAEAAAEVAAEGGTVWVQDYQLQLVPQFLREQRPDLTIGYFHHIPFPAYGLFSQLPWRRQVLEGLLGADVIGFQRVADAGNFARAVRRQLRYETKSTGIKVPQADGSVRMALAKAFPISIDVASYVELAERPEIQARAAEIREELGNPRHILLGVDRLDYTKGIRHRMKAFGELLQDERLSVEDVTLVQVASPSRERVETYQQLRDEIELTVGRINGDYDTMGHTAIRYLHQAFPKEEMVALYLAADVMLVTALRDGMNLVAKEYVASRIDNRGALVLSEFAGAADELGSSLLVNPHDIQGLKDTIVRAIEMTPGEQGRRMRALRRRVREHDVEDWSREFLAALAGIRGSGAA; encoded by the coding sequence GTGCCGCAAGCAGAGTTCGTCGTCGTCGCCAATCGCCTTCCCGTCGACCGAGACGCCGACGGCGGATGGCGTCGCAGCCCCGGCGGGCTGGTCACGGCGCTCGAGCCCGTGATGCGCAAGAGCGACGGCGCCTGGGTCGGGTGGGCCGGAAAGCCCGACCTCGAGCTCGAGCCGTTCGACGCCGACGGCACCCACCTCGTGCCGATCACGCTCAGCGCCGAAGAGGTCGAGCTGTACTACGAGGGATTCTCGAACGACACGATCTGGCCGCTCTACCACGACGTGATCGCCGCTCCCCGGTACCGCCGCGAGTGGTGGAACGCGTATGTCGCCGTCAACCGCCGGTTCGCCGAGGCGGCCGCGGAGGTCGCGGCCGAGGGTGGCACGGTGTGGGTGCAGGACTACCAGCTGCAGCTCGTGCCGCAGTTCCTCCGCGAGCAGCGACCCGATCTCACGATCGGTTATTTCCATCACATTCCGTTCCCCGCATACGGCCTGTTCTCGCAGCTGCCGTGGCGTCGTCAGGTGCTCGAAGGGCTGCTCGGCGCCGACGTCATCGGCTTCCAGCGGGTGGCGGATGCGGGCAACTTCGCCCGCGCGGTGCGTCGCCAGCTGCGCTACGAGACGAAGTCGACGGGGATCAAGGTCCCGCAGGCCGACGGCTCCGTGCGCATGGCGCTCGCCAAGGCGTTCCCGATCTCGATCGACGTGGCCTCCTACGTCGAGCTGGCCGAGCGGCCGGAGATCCAGGCGCGCGCCGCCGAGATCCGCGAAGAGCTCGGCAACCCGCGCCACATCCTGCTGGGTGTCGACCGTCTCGACTACACGAAGGGCATCCGCCACCGGATGAAGGCCTTCGGGGAACTGCTGCAGGACGAGCGGCTCTCCGTCGAGGACGTCACCCTCGTCCAGGTCGCGAGCCCGAGTCGCGAGCGCGTGGAGACCTACCAGCAGCTGCGCGACGAGATCGAGCTCACCGTGGGGCGCATCAACGGCGACTACGACACGATGGGCCACACCGCGATCCGCTACCTCCACCAGGCCTTCCCCAAGGAGGAGATGGTGGCGCTGTACCTGGCCGCTGACGTCATGCTCGTCACGGCGCTCCGCGACGGTATGAACCTCGTCGCCAAGGAGTACGTCGCGAGCCGCATCGACAACCGCGGCGCGCTCGTGCTGAGCGAGTTCGCAGGAGCGGCCGATGAACTCGGCAGCTCACTGCTCGTGAACCCCCACGACATCCAGGGCCTCAAGGACACGATCGTCCGCGCGATCGAGATGACACCGGGTGAGCAGGGCCGTCGGATGCGCGCGCTGCGCCGCCGCGTGCGCGAGCACGACGTCGAGGACTGGTCGCGGGAGTTCCTCGCCGCCCTCGCGGGGATCCGGGGAAGCGGCGCGGCGTGA
- the otsB gene encoding trehalose-phosphatase: MSDLEHLARTPRLLVGLDFDGTLSPLVDEPMSARMIPAARRALDALAALPGTDVALVSGRSLADLRVISEHTDDSLFHLAGSHGAETWHPGARAGEGDADEPADRALLAELVPEAERIVAHVDGAWVEPKAFGLGLHTRLAQSDEALTAQREIDALMAERAPGWRRRTGRDILEFAFRHEGKDQAVAALRERLGATAVLFAGDDVTDEDALRSLGDGDLGVHVGAGDSAASVSVEDPAALAALLDRLAALRAQR, translated from the coding sequence GTGAGCGATCTCGAGCACCTCGCACGGACCCCGCGGCTTCTGGTCGGACTCGACTTCGACGGCACGCTCTCGCCGCTCGTGGACGAGCCGATGTCGGCGCGGATGATCCCTGCGGCGCGTCGCGCGCTCGATGCCCTGGCCGCGCTGCCCGGCACCGACGTGGCGCTGGTGTCGGGGCGGTCGCTGGCCGATCTTCGTGTGATCAGCGAGCACACCGACGACTCGCTCTTCCACCTCGCGGGCTCCCACGGCGCCGAGACTTGGCATCCCGGTGCTCGGGCGGGGGAGGGTGACGCCGACGAGCCCGCGGATCGTGCGCTTCTGGCCGAACTCGTGCCAGAGGCCGAGCGGATCGTCGCACACGTCGACGGCGCGTGGGTGGAGCCGAAGGCGTTCGGGCTCGGCCTGCACACGCGCCTCGCTCAGTCTGACGAGGCGCTGACGGCTCAGCGCGAGATCGACGCCCTCATGGCCGAGCGGGCCCCGGGCTGGCGGCGGCGCACCGGCCGCGACATCCTCGAGTTCGCGTTCCGGCACGAGGGCAAGGACCAGGCGGTCGCGGCGTTGCGCGAGCGTCTCGGTGCGACGGCCGTGCTGTTCGCCGGCGACGACGTGACCGACGAGGATGCCCTGCGTTCGCTGGGAGACGGCGATCTGGGCGTGCATGTCGGGGCGGGTGACAGCGCCGCATCCGTGTCCGTCGAAGACCCCGCGGCGCTGGCCGCGCTCCTGGACCGGCTGGCCGCGCTGCGCGCTCAGCGTTGA
- the ilvD gene encoding dihydroxy-acid dehydratase, with amino-acid sequence MSHPDEAIDIKPRSRAVTDGIEATTSRGMLRAVGMGDEDWDKPQIGIASSWNEITPCNLSLDRLAQGAKEGVHAGGGYPLQFGTISVSDGISMGHEGMHFSLVSREVIADSVETVMMAERLDGSVLLAGCDKSIPGMLMASARLDLSSVFLYAGSIAPGWVKLSDGTEKDVTIIDSFEAVGACLAGKMSEADLKRIECAIAPGEGACGGMYTANTMASVAEALGLSLPGSAAPPSADRRRDYFAHRSGEAVVNLLKLGITTRDILTKEAFENAIALAMALGGSTNVVLHLLAIAREADVELSLHDFNRIGDKVPHVADMKPFGQYVMNDVDRHGGIPVIMKAMLDEGLLHGDALTVTGKTLAENLRELDPDPIDGTVIHTFDNPIHATGGITILHGSLAPEGAVVKTAGFDAAVFEGPARVFERERAAMDALEAGEIRAGDVVVIRYEGPKGGPGMREMLAVTAAIKGAGLGKDVLLLTDGRFSGGTTGLCIGHVAPEAVDAGPIAFVRDGDLIRVDIAARSLDLLVDEAELSSRRSGWEPLPPRYTRGVLAKYSKLVRSAAEGAVTG; translated from the coding sequence GTGAGCCACCCCGACGAAGCGATCGACATCAAGCCGCGCAGCCGAGCTGTGACGGACGGCATTGAAGCCACCACCTCCCGAGGCATGCTGCGTGCCGTCGGCATGGGAGACGAGGACTGGGACAAGCCCCAGATCGGCATCGCCTCCAGCTGGAACGAGATCACCCCCTGCAACCTCAGCCTCGACCGGCTCGCCCAGGGTGCCAAGGAGGGCGTGCACGCCGGAGGGGGATACCCGCTGCAGTTCGGCACGATCTCCGTCTCCGACGGCATCTCGATGGGGCACGAGGGCATGCACTTCTCGCTCGTCAGCCGCGAGGTCATCGCCGACTCCGTCGAGACCGTCATGATGGCCGAGCGCCTCGACGGCAGCGTCCTGCTGGCCGGCTGCGACAAGTCCATCCCCGGCATGCTCATGGCCTCGGCACGTCTGGACCTCTCGAGCGTCTTCCTCTACGCGGGTTCGATCGCGCCCGGCTGGGTCAAGCTCAGCGACGGCACCGAGAAGGACGTGACCATCATCGACTCCTTCGAGGCGGTCGGTGCGTGCCTCGCGGGCAAGATGAGCGAGGCCGACCTCAAGCGCATCGAGTGCGCGATCGCACCGGGCGAGGGAGCCTGCGGCGGCATGTACACCGCCAACACCATGGCCTCCGTCGCGGAGGCGCTCGGGCTCAGCCTCCCCGGCAGCGCGGCGCCGCCCTCCGCCGACCGCCGCCGCGACTACTTCGCGCACCGCTCGGGTGAGGCCGTCGTCAACCTGCTCAAGCTCGGCATCACGACGCGCGACATCCTCACCAAGGAGGCGTTCGAGAACGCGATCGCCCTCGCCATGGCGCTCGGCGGCTCGACGAACGTCGTGCTGCACCTGCTCGCCATCGCCCGCGAGGCCGATGTCGAGCTCTCGCTCCACGACTTCAACCGCATCGGCGACAAGGTGCCCCACGTGGCCGACATGAAGCCGTTCGGCCAGTACGTCATGAACGACGTCGACCGCCACGGCGGCATCCCGGTCATCATGAAGGCGATGCTGGACGAAGGGCTGCTTCACGGCGACGCCCTCACCGTCACCGGCAAGACGCTCGCCGAGAACCTGCGCGAGCTCGATCCGGACCCCATCGACGGCACCGTGATCCACACCTTCGACAACCCGATCCACGCCACCGGCGGAATCACGATCCTGCACGGCTCACTGGCGCCCGAGGGCGCCGTGGTCAAGACGGCCGGCTTCGACGCCGCCGTGTTCGAGGGCCCCGCGCGCGTGTTCGAGCGCGAGCGCGCCGCGATGGACGCGCTGGAGGCGGGGGAGATCCGCGCCGGCGACGTCGTGGTCATCCGGTACGAGGGCCCGAAGGGCGGCCCGGGCATGCGCGAGATGCTCGCGGTCACCGCCGCCATCAAGGGCGCCGGCCTCGGAAAAGATGTACTACTCTTGACGGACGGACGATTCTCGGGCGGCACAACCGGCCTGTGCATCGGCCACGTAGCACCGGAAGCGGTGGACGCAGGTCCTATCGCTTTCGTGCGCGATGGTGATCTGATACGGGTCGATATCGCGGCTCGCTCTCTCGACCTACTCGTCGATGAGGCCGAGCTGAGCTCCCGCCGCTCTGGCTGGGAGCCGCTTCCCCCGCGCTATACCCGTGGCGTCCTGGCCAAGTACTCGAAGCTCGTGCGTTCGGCTGCCGAAGGCGCCGTCACCGGGTGA
- a CDS encoding acetolactate synthase large subunit — MSSDISAAIPRPPARAQSAPVITGAEAVVRSLELVGVTDVFGLPGGAIMPVYDPLMDDEAVRHILVRHEQGAGHAAEGYAAASGRTGVAIATSGPGATNLVTAIADAYMDSVPLVCITGQVFSTLMGTDAFQEADIVGITMPITKHSFLVKTAEEIPGAIAAAFEIASTGRPGPVLVDITKDAQQATAPFIWPPKVELPGYRPVTKAHGKQIQAAAQLLSEARKPVLYVGGGVIRSHSSDELRVLAEATGAPVVTTLMARGAFPDSHPQNLGMPGMHGTVPAVLALQEADLIVALGARFDDRVTGKASLFAPGAKVVHVDIDPAEISKIRFADVPIVGDLKEVLVDLDGAFRQAIGDQKPDITEWWSYLDGLRDEFPLGYAPTTDGLLSPQQVISRIGELSGPEAIYAAGVGQHQMWAAQFIKYERPNSWLNSGGAGTMGYGVPAAMGAKVAEPDRVVWAIDGDGCFQMTNQELATCVINEIPIKVAIINNSSLGMVRQWQTLFFDGRHSNTDLNTGHGTARIPDFVKLADAYGCLAIRVEREDEIDAAITLALETNDRPVVIDFVVSADAMVWPMVPQGVSNSFVQYARDHAPEFDKED, encoded by the coding sequence ATGTCCTCAGACATCTCTGCGGCCATTCCCCGGCCGCCCGCCCGTGCGCAGTCCGCACCCGTGATCACGGGAGCGGAGGCCGTCGTCCGCTCGCTCGAGCTCGTCGGCGTCACCGACGTGTTCGGGCTGCCGGGCGGCGCGATCATGCCCGTCTACGACCCGCTCATGGACGATGAGGCCGTGCGCCACATCCTCGTTCGCCACGAGCAGGGCGCCGGTCACGCTGCGGAGGGCTACGCCGCCGCATCCGGTCGTACCGGTGTCGCCATCGCGACGTCCGGCCCGGGCGCGACGAACCTCGTCACCGCCATCGCGGACGCCTACATGGACTCCGTCCCGCTCGTGTGCATCACCGGTCAGGTCTTCTCGACGCTGATGGGCACGGACGCGTTCCAGGAAGCCGACATCGTGGGCATCACGATGCCGATCACGAAGCACTCGTTCCTGGTGAAGACGGCCGAAGAGATCCCCGGCGCGATCGCAGCCGCGTTCGAGATCGCCAGCACCGGGCGCCCCGGTCCCGTGCTCGTGGACATCACGAAGGACGCCCAGCAGGCCACGGCGCCCTTCATCTGGCCCCCGAAGGTCGAGCTGCCCGGCTACCGTCCGGTGACGAAGGCCCACGGCAAGCAGATCCAGGCCGCGGCTCAGCTGCTGTCCGAGGCCCGCAAGCCCGTGCTGTACGTCGGTGGCGGCGTGATCCGCTCGCACTCGTCCGACGAACTGCGCGTGCTGGCCGAGGCGACGGGCGCTCCGGTCGTGACGACGCTCATGGCGCGAGGCGCGTTCCCGGACTCGCACCCGCAGAACCTCGGCATGCCCGGCATGCACGGCACGGTGCCCGCGGTGCTCGCGCTGCAGGAGGCCGACCTCATCGTGGCGCTCGGAGCCCGCTTCGACGACCGCGTCACGGGCAAGGCATCGCTGTTCGCCCCGGGCGCGAAGGTCGTGCACGTCGACATCGACCCCGCCGAGATCTCGAAGATCCGCTTCGCCGATGTGCCGATCGTCGGCGACCTGAAGGAGGTGCTCGTCGACCTGGACGGAGCCTTCCGCCAGGCCATCGGCGACCAGAAGCCGGACATCACCGAATGGTGGAGCTACCTCGACGGCCTCCGCGACGAGTTCCCTCTGGGCTACGCACCCACGACCGACGGTCTGCTGTCGCCGCAGCAGGTCATCTCGCGCATCGGTGAGCTGAGCGGTCCCGAGGCGATCTACGCCGCCGGCGTCGGCCAGCACCAGATGTGGGCCGCCCAGTTCATCAAGTACGAGCGTCCCAACTCCTGGCTCAACTCCGGCGGCGCCGGAACCATGGGCTACGGGGTCCCTGCCGCGATGGGCGCGAAGGTCGCAGAACCCGACCGCGTGGTGTGGGCGATCGACGGCGACGGCTGCTTCCAGATGACCAATCAGGAGCTCGCCACCTGCGTCATCAACGAGATCCCGATCAAGGTCGCGATCATCAACAACTCGTCGCTGGGCATGGTGCGCCAGTGGCAGACGCTGTTCTTCGACGGCCGCCACTCGAACACCGATCTCAACACCGGACACGGCACCGCCCGCATCCCGGACTTCGTGAAGCTCGCGGACGCCTACGGCTGCCTGGCGATCCGCGTCGAGCGCGAGGACGAGATCGACGCCGCCATCACGCTCGCCCTCGAGACGAACGATCGCCCCGTCGTGATCGACTTCGTCGTGTCGGCCGACGCGATGGTGTGGCCCATGGTCCCGCAGGGCGTGAGTAACAGCTTCGTGCAGTACGCCCGCGACCACGCACCCGAATTCGACAAGGAGGACTGA
- the ilvN gene encoding acetolactate synthase small subunit: MTSHVLSLLVEDKPGLLTRVAGLFARRGFNIESLAVGVTEIPGLSRITVVVDVDQLPLEQVTKQLNKLINVIKIVELDAAASVQRQHVLVKVRADNASRSNVLEVVNLFRGSVVDYAPDALVVEITGDKGKVDAFLRALEPFGVKEMAQSGLLAIGRGGKSITERVLRG, translated from the coding sequence ATGACTTCACACGTGCTGAGCCTCCTCGTCGAGGACAAGCCGGGTCTGCTGACCCGCGTGGCGGGCCTGTTCGCCCGCCGCGGCTTCAACATCGAGTCGCTCGCCGTCGGCGTGACCGAGATCCCCGGACTCTCGCGCATCACGGTGGTCGTCGACGTCGACCAGCTCCCGCTCGAGCAGGTGACCAAGCAGCTGAACAAGCTGATCAACGTCATCAAGATCGTCGAGCTGGATGCGGCCGCCTCCGTGCAGCGCCAGCATGTGCTGGTGAAGGTGCGCGCCGACAACGCGAGCCGCTCCAACGTGCTCGAGGTCGTGAACCTGTTCCGCGGTTCCGTCGTCGACTACGCGCCGGACGCGCTCGTGGTCGAGATCACCGGCGACAAGGGCAAGGTGGACGCGTTCCTGCGCGCTCTCGAGCCCTTCGGCGTCAAGGAGATGGCGCAGTCCGGGCTGCTCGCGATCGGTCGCGGCGGCAAGAGCATCACCGAGCGCGTCCTGCGCGGATAA
- the ilvC gene encoding ketol-acid reductoisomerase, whose protein sequence is MAEIFYDADADLSIIQSKKVAIVGYGSQGHAHAQNLRDSGVEVVIALKDGSKSAAKAQEDGFEVKSVADAAEWADLIMILAPDQHQRSIYAESIKDKLTAGKTLAFAHGFNIRFGYIETPEGVDVILVAPKAPGHTVRREFVAGRGIPDIIAVERDETGTAWATALSYAKAIGGTRAGVIKTTFTEETETDLFGEQAVLCGGMSHLVQYGFETLTEAGYQPEIAYFEVLHELKLIVDLMWEGGIAKQRWSISDTAEYGDYVSGPRVIDPSVKEHMQAVLADIQSGAFAKRFIDDQDAGAPEFLALREKEQGHPIEATGKKLRSLFSWQQQDSDYTEGSAAR, encoded by the coding sequence ATGGCTGAGATCTTCTACGACGCCGACGCCGACCTCTCGATCATCCAGAGCAAGAAGGTCGCGATCGTGGGCTACGGCTCGCAGGGTCACGCCCACGCGCAGAACCTGCGCGACTCCGGCGTCGAGGTCGTCATCGCGCTCAAGGACGGCTCCAAGTCCGCCGCCAAGGCGCAGGAGGACGGCTTCGAGGTCAAGTCGGTCGCCGACGCCGCAGAGTGGGCGGATCTGATCATGATCCTCGCGCCCGACCAGCACCAGCGCTCCATCTACGCCGAGAGCATCAAGGACAAGCTGACCGCGGGCAAGACCCTCGCCTTCGCGCACGGCTTCAACATCCGCTTCGGCTACATCGAGACGCCCGAGGGCGTCGACGTGATCCTCGTCGCCCCCAAGGCGCCCGGCCACACCGTGCGCCGCGAGTTCGTCGCGGGCCGCGGCATCCCGGACATCATCGCCGTCGAGCGCGACGAGACCGGCACCGCGTGGGCCACCGCGCTCTCGTACGCCAAGGCCATCGGCGGCACGCGCGCCGGCGTCATCAAGACGACCTTCACCGAGGAGACCGAGACCGACCTCTTCGGCGAGCAGGCCGTCCTCTGCGGTGGCATGAGCCACCTCGTGCAGTACGGGTTCGAGACGCTGACCGAGGCCGGCTACCAGCCCGAGATCGCCTACTTCGAGGTTCTGCACGAGCTGAAGCTCATCGTCGACCTCATGTGGGAGGGTGGCATCGCCAAGCAGCGCTGGTCGATCTCCGACACGGCCGAGTACGGCGACTACGTCTCCGGCCCGCGCGTCATCGACCCCTCCGTCAAGGAGCACATGCAGGCCGTCCTGGCCGACATCCAGTCCGGCGCGTTCGCCAAGCGCTTCATCGACGACCAGGATGCAGGTGCACCCGAGTTCCTCGCGCTGCGCGAGAAGGAGCAGGGTCACCCGATCGAGGCGACCGGCAAGAAGCTGCGCTCGCTCTTCTCGTGGCAGCAGCAGGACTCGGACTACACCGAGGGCTCTGCCGCTCGTTGA